One window of the Candidatus Tisiphia endosymbiont of Sialis lutaria genome contains the following:
- a CDS encoding NADP-dependent isocitrate dehydrogenase, which produces MKEFTPITVAYGDGIGPEIMQAVLYILKEASARIRIEVVEVGEKLYQKHYTSGIAQDTWQSLARTKILLKAPITTPLGGGYKSLNVTLRKALSLYANVRPAISYAPFVKTLHPHLNVVIVRENVEDLYAGIEYRQTHNVYESLKLISRVGSERIIRYAFEYAIKNNRKKVTCFSKDNIMKMSDGIFHKVFEEIANEYKQIQGDYYLIDIGTARLAAQPELFDVIVTSNLYGDIISDVSAEISGSVGLAGSANIGQNYALFEAVHGSAPDIAGRNIANPSGLLNAAIMMLVHIGQHDIAALVENAWKKTIEDGVHTGDIYNDKISSKKVGTTEFADEVVKRLGTEPSTLKAAAYSSVVAQQQTIEHNSINNKEVKELVGSDVFIQMVALTAHEVAEKIQTISLGDLELKTVSSMGLKLWPRDERFELLSDHWCCRFMAKKNGERITHLSIAHLLELLSQAEIDFIKIENLFEFDGKAGYSLAQGE; this is translated from the coding sequence ATGAAAGAATTCACGCCTATTACAGTGGCTTATGGTGATGGTATAGGTCCAGAAATCATGCAAGCGGTATTATATATTTTAAAGGAAGCTTCTGCTAGAATACGTATAGAAGTAGTGGAAGTAGGAGAAAAATTATACCAGAAGCATTATACTTCAGGGATAGCACAAGATACTTGGCAATCATTGGCAAGAACTAAGATACTTCTAAAGGCACCTATTACCACCCCTCTAGGTGGTGGGTATAAAAGCTTAAATGTAACTCTTAGAAAAGCCCTATCTCTTTATGCTAATGTTCGCCCTGCTATTTCTTATGCTCCTTTTGTTAAAACACTACATCCACATCTAAACGTAGTGATAGTAAGGGAAAATGTTGAAGATTTATATGCAGGAATTGAATATCGCCAAACTCACAATGTTTATGAGTCTCTTAAGCTAATCAGCCGAGTTGGTAGCGAAAGAATTATTAGATATGCCTTTGAGTATGCAATAAAAAATAATCGTAAAAAGGTTACATGTTTCAGTAAAGATAATATTATGAAAATGTCTGACGGAATTTTTCATAAGGTTTTTGAGGAAATTGCTAATGAATATAAGCAGATTCAAGGTGACTATTATCTTATAGATATCGGCACTGCCAGGCTAGCAGCCCAGCCAGAATTATTTGATGTCATTGTAACTTCAAATCTGTATGGTGATATTATATCTGACGTATCTGCAGAAATTTCTGGTTCAGTAGGACTCGCTGGTTCTGCTAATATAGGGCAGAATTATGCTTTATTTGAAGCTGTACATGGCTCTGCCCCAGATATTGCTGGTCGTAATATAGCTAATCCTTCTGGTTTGCTTAACGCCGCAATTATGATGCTAGTTCACATCGGACAACATGATATTGCTGCATTAGTAGAGAATGCCTGGAAAAAAACTATTGAGGATGGGGTTCATACTGGAGATATCTACAATGACAAAATATCTAGCAAAAAAGTTGGTACTACGGAATTTGCCGATGAAGTAGTGAAAAGACTAGGTACTGAACCTTCTACCCTCAAAGCAGCTGCATATTCCTCAGTAGTTGCTCAACAACAAACTATTGAACATAATTCGATTAATAATAAAGAAGTTAAAGAATTGGTAGGTAGTGATGTATTCATACAGATGGTGGCATTGACTGCCCATGAGGTAGCAGAAAAAATTCAAACTATCAGTTTAGGTGACTTAGAATTAAAAACCGTATCTTCCATGGGACTTAAATTATGGCCCAGAGATGAACGATTTGAATTATTATCTGATCATTGGTGTTGTCGCTTTATGGCAAAGAAGAATGGGGAAAGAATAACCCATTTATCTATAGCCCATTTACTTGAACTACTTAGCCAGGCAGAAATAGATTTTATTAAAATTGAGAATCTTTTTGAATTTGATGGGAAAGCAGGGTATTCACTTGCTCAAGGAGAATAG
- a CDS encoding OmpH family outer membrane protein has translation MKHYIWLTIISCLVINYCSTIYASDTNVDNRFDAKIAIVDVQSVLEHSAAIQSIRKTVEQIGKQIRQDLSKKDIELKKIDNLLMEKRNSVSESAFEQEVNAFNKKVNIAQKEIQDRKARLEQSHAEGIGKVQETIIKIINDLAEKHNLDLVIPNTQILFAKNTLNITQEVIAELNNQLKHVIIKYE, from the coding sequence ATGAAACATTATATTTGGTTAACAATCATAAGTTGTTTAGTAATTAACTACTGCTCAACTATTTATGCGTCTGATACTAACGTTGACAATAGATTTGACGCAAAAATTGCTATTGTAGACGTACAATCAGTTTTAGAACATTCTGCAGCAATCCAGTCTATAAGAAAGACTGTAGAGCAGATAGGTAAACAAATTCGACAAGATTTATCAAAAAAGGATATAGAACTTAAAAAAATAGATAATTTATTAATGGAAAAACGTAATTCTGTAAGTGAGTCAGCTTTTGAGCAAGAAGTTAATGCTTTTAATAAAAAAGTAAATATAGCACAAAAAGAAATACAAGATAGGAAAGCCCGCCTTGAACAGTCTCATGCTGAAGGCATAGGTAAGGTACAAGAAACAATCATAAAAATTATAAATGATTTAGCCGAAAAGCATAATCTTGATTTGGTTATACCTAATACTCAAATTTTATTTGCTAAAAATACCTTAAATATTACCCAAGAAGTAATAGCGGAGCTAAATAATCAATTAAAACATGTTATAATTAAATACGAATAA
- the lepB gene encoding signal peptidase I: MKITCKATNKKTPIQEFSSFIFVIFLALMIRFFVMELFFVPTGSMKATVLEHDYIFATKYSYGYSNYSFPFYPNIFNGRILASPPQRGDIIVFRPPNNMDIRYIKRLIGLPGDKIQLINDVVYINDKAIDRTEVETYTSEQGRNYIKYKEILPNGVNYFSYKLKQDNHLLKNQYGNTEIFYVPEGKYFFLGDNRDESNDSRIDLGFVPFQNFIAKGQFIIFSTKEQLWHSDIGIINQILRVGTWLASIRFNRLFTSLYADKIQE; encoded by the coding sequence ATGAAAATAACATGTAAGGCTACTAACAAAAAAACCCCAATACAAGAATTCTCATCTTTTATCTTTGTAATATTTTTGGCACTGATGATAAGGTTTTTTGTAATGGAGCTTTTTTTTGTGCCAACAGGTTCAATGAAAGCAACAGTGCTGGAGCATGATTATATTTTTGCAACAAAATATTCTTATGGATATAGCAATTATTCTTTTCCTTTCTATCCTAATATTTTTAATGGTAGAATATTGGCATCGCCACCACAAAGAGGAGATATAATAGTTTTTCGCCCACCCAATAATATGGATATTCGATATATAAAAAGGTTAATTGGGCTACCTGGAGATAAAATACAATTAATCAATGATGTAGTATATATAAATGATAAAGCTATAGATCGTACTGAAGTTGAGACATATACAAGTGAACAAGGCAGAAATTATATAAAATATAAGGAAATATTACCTAACGGCGTAAATTATTTTTCTTATAAATTAAAACAAGATAATCATTTATTAAAAAATCAATATGGTAATACAGAAATCTTTTATGTACCAGAAGGGAAATATTTCTTTCTTGGCGATAACAGAGATGAATCGAATGATAGTAGGATAGATCTAGGATTTGTACCATTTCAAAACTTTATTGCCAAAGGACAATTTATTATTTTTTCGACAAAAGAACAATTATGGCACAGTGATATTGGGATAATTAACCAAATACTCCGTGTTGGTACTTGGCTGGCATCTATTAGATTTAACAGACTATTTACCTCTCTTTATGCAGATAAAATACAAGAATGA
- the rnc gene encoding ribonuclease III, translating into MSTKELTLSAPEKLEQDIGYNFNDKNFLLEALSHPSLKQNTLKHGIQKNYERLELLGDTIINFAITEILFKNFSTYNEGKLAKIRAYLVCKELLCKVAAKINLSDYIIMTYGEELLGGRQNPNNIENTMEALIAAIYLDSNIDTVKKIIYDLWYEFIDIIDLADYDPKSTLQELAQKKGSEKPVYQVIKREGSPHAAIFTVLVQMDEYQQTGTGHSVKEAEKVAARKLMNYLNNL; encoded by the coding sequence ATGAGTACAAAAGAATTAACCCTCTCTGCCCCTGAAAAGCTTGAGCAGGATATAGGATATAACTTTAATGATAAAAATTTTTTACTGGAAGCGTTAAGCCATCCTTCTTTAAAGCAAAATACCCTAAAGCATGGAATACAAAAGAATTACGAACGTTTAGAATTACTTGGTGACACAATAATTAATTTCGCTATTACTGAAATTTTATTTAAAAATTTCTCTACTTATAATGAGGGCAAATTAGCAAAAATTAGAGCTTATCTAGTCTGTAAAGAATTACTTTGTAAGGTAGCTGCCAAGATCAATTTGTCAGACTATATTATTATGACTTACGGCGAAGAGCTATTAGGAGGAAGACAAAATCCTAATAATATCGAAAATACTATGGAGGCATTAATTGCTGCCATTTATCTTGATAGTAATATTGATACCGTAAAAAAAATAATATATGATTTATGGTATGAATTTATAGATATTATTGATTTAGCTGATTATGATCCTAAAAGTACTCTTCAGGAATTAGCCCAAAAAAAGGGAAGTGAAAAGCCGGTATATCAAGTGATTAAAAGAGAAGGATCCCCTCATGCCGCCATCTTCACTGTATTAGTGCAGATGGATGAATATCAACAAACTGGTACTGGTCATTCAGTTAAGGAAGCAGAAAAAGTCGCTGCTCGTAAATTAATGAATTACCTCAACAATTTATAA
- the era gene encoding GTPase Era, whose translation MEIFQKTISISIIGKPNAGKSSLLNKLIGQKISIVTPKVQTTRSIITGIVTIKDTQLIILDTPGIFEPKKQLEKAMVRCAWSSLHGVDLVLLIIDSTKPIDQFTLQILKKLQTLKINLIFLLNKIDIPSEYLEEIENTLNSQFVDSYILKLSVLSGKNVNKLLNYIQSHAKESPWLYEEDDVTNLPMRFLAAEITREQLFLNLHQELPYNLTVQTEMWQENNDKSIKIHQVIIVSRDSYKTIILGKNGCKIKEIGSKARIEMQISFDCKIHLFLFVKVRELWQDDPNSYSHMRLQQT comes from the coding sequence GTGGAAATATTTCAAAAGACAATATCCATATCTATCATTGGGAAACCAAATGCTGGTAAATCATCATTATTAAACAAACTTATTGGACAAAAAATATCGATAGTTACTCCTAAAGTTCAAACTACCCGCTCTATTATAACCGGAATAGTTACCATAAAAGATACACAGCTGATAATACTAGATACACCGGGTATATTTGAACCAAAGAAACAGCTGGAAAAAGCAATGGTACGGTGTGCATGGTCAAGCTTACATGGTGTAGATTTAGTATTATTGATCATAGATAGTACGAAACCTATTGATCAATTTACTTTGCAAATACTCAAAAAATTGCAAACTCTTAAAATAAATTTAATATTCTTATTAAACAAAATTGATATTCCTTCTGAATATCTAGAAGAAATAGAAAATACTCTAAATTCTCAGTTCGTAGATAGTTATATATTAAAACTATCCGTTTTGTCCGGCAAAAATGTCAATAAATTACTCAATTATATCCAAAGCCACGCTAAAGAATCGCCTTGGCTATACGAAGAGGATGATGTTACTAATCTGCCTATGCGATTTTTAGCAGCTGAGATAACTAGGGAACAATTATTTTTGAATCTCCACCAAGAATTACCTTACAATTTAACCGTCCAAACTGAAATGTGGCAGGAAAATAACGATAAATCTATCAAAATTCATCAAGTAATAATTGTTTCAAGAGATTCTTATAAGACTATTATTCTAGGAAAAAATGGTTGTAAAATTAAAGAAATAGGTTCTAAGGCAAGAATAGAAATGCAGATATCTTTTGATTGTAAAATTCATCTTTTTCTTTTTGTAAAAGTACGTGAACTTTGGCAAGATGACCCAAACTCATATAGCCATATGCGATTACAACAGACTTGA
- the recO gene encoding DNA repair protein RecO, protein MNFKDIGIIIGKKPLKENSAIITVFTKNHGLYSGVIRETSRKSGTINQQGNIVDFFWQARLHEHIGMAKCELIKSYAGLLITNKIKLYAFNSIISLIKIAFHERENHNNFFPIFAKYLNNLANNFIFEEYTRFELAILQESGYGLELDKCTVTGSQENLKYVSPKSGKAVCLSAGLKYQDRLLILPQFLTSTKCEITNNDKKQAFELTSYFFNRYFCTKQQQLYARDNFIQCILNSNNRNIT, encoded by the coding sequence ATGAATTTTAAAGATATAGGAATAATAATTGGCAAAAAACCATTAAAAGAAAATTCGGCTATTATTACAGTTTTTACTAAAAATCATGGCTTATATTCTGGGGTAATACGAGAAACATCTAGAAAATCTGGCACTATAAATCAGCAAGGTAATATTGTTGATTTTTTTTGGCAAGCTAGATTACACGAGCATATAGGAATGGCTAAATGCGAGTTAATAAAATCTTACGCTGGTCTTTTAATAACTAATAAAATTAAATTATATGCCTTTAATTCAATTATTAGCCTTATTAAAATAGCCTTTCATGAAAGAGAAAATCACAATAATTTTTTCCCAATTTTTGCAAAATATTTAAACAACCTAGCAAATAATTTTATTTTTGAAGAGTATACTAGGTTTGAATTAGCCATACTCCAAGAATCGGGATATGGTCTTGAGTTGGATAAATGTACAGTAACAGGTAGCCAAGAAAATCTGAAATATGTCTCACCAAAATCTGGAAAAGCTGTCTGTTTATCAGCAGGGCTGAAATATCAAGACAGGCTTCTAATCTTACCACAATTCTTAACCTCCACTAAGTGTGAAATTACTAATAATGATAAAAAACAAGCTTTTGAGTTGACTAGCTATTTTTTTAATCGATATTTCTGTACCAAACAGCAACAATTATATGCACGAGATAATTTTATACAATGTATACTAAATTCAAACAATAGGAACATAACTTAA
- a CDS encoding HD domain-containing protein, giving the protein MEDINNWEIKYTDCQYTKRLLNKLSELNQQVTIPVNINEIIKGIYYAKKYHGSQMRQSGDPYYSHPIEVAYMVAEHTALKVPKYFRTDMIITSLLHDTIEDTTLTEDMITMIFNKQIARQVEGLTRVKSYGKISAAETLDILFQQKKYDVLLIKLFDRLHNMQTIGVKSPEKIKKIVEETFKNFISISMYCGTKQLENTLTNLCYKHLLGTESPLEPTTIIQHKYQLPSLIFENDVNQKQILHLLES; this is encoded by the coding sequence ATGGAAGATATTAATAATTGGGAAATAAAATATACAGATTGCCAATATACTAAGAGGCTACTAAATAAACTATCCGAGCTAAATCAGCAAGTAACTATACCAGTAAATATTAATGAAATTATAAAAGGTATCTATTACGCCAAGAAATATCATGGTTCGCAAATGCGACAATCCGGCGATCCATATTACTCCCATCCGATAGAGGTAGCATATATGGTTGCTGAACATACAGCATTAAAGGTACCAAAATACTTCAGGACTGATATGATCATTACCAGCTTACTGCATGATACTATTGAGGATACGACTCTTACCGAAGACATGATCACTATGATCTTTAACAAGCAAATCGCTAGGCAAGTGGAAGGTTTAACCAGGGTTAAATCTTATGGAAAAATCAGTGCAGCAGAAACATTGGATATATTATTTCAACAGAAAAAATATGATGTCTTATTGATCAAACTATTTGACCGGCTGCATAATATGCAAACTATTGGTGTAAAATCGCCTGAGAAGATTAAGAAAATTGTAGAAGAGACTTTTAAAAATTTTATAAGCATTAGTATGTATTGTGGAACAAAACAGCTAGAAAATACATTAACTAATTTATGTTACAAACATTTGTTAGGTACTGAATCTCCGTTAGAACCTACAACAATTATTCAACATAAATACCAGCTTCCTTCTCTAATTTTTGAAAATGACGTAAACCAAAAGCAAATCCTACACTTATTGGAATCATAA
- a CDS encoding MFS transporter codes for MSGLVQENTRIIPDRQTSLTREQKEAVGLLSIGTFLEYFDLMLYVHLAVLLNELFFPKYESFAASMLTAFAFCSTFIFRPIGALIFGYIGDRAGRKATVIITTIMMAISCVIMANVPTYAQIGITASIIITVCRVLQGMSSVGELVGAELYLTETIKPPIQYPTVAFVAVASVIGTTAALGVASLVTSYGLNWRLAFWIGAIIALVGGVSRTTLRETPDFVDAKLRLKKKCEKANIDIKELANNPIVNEKVNKKSVLYLFIVNCVWPVCFYFSYVHCGSLLKSSFCYSAEQVIHQNFILSMIQLAGKLFVSYLSYKIYPMKILKVQLVVFSIFVLFSPYILNNITEAFHLFLFQIFLVLFAIDIGPAVPIFFKYFPVFKRYTYNSMIYAVSRALMYVITSFGILFLTKYFGHWGLLIIMIPISVGFAFGLRHFQKLEKEAGIYVE; via the coding sequence ATGAGTGGGCTTGTTCAAGAAAATACCAGGATTATTCCTGATAGGCAGACTAGCCTTACCAGAGAACAAAAAGAAGCTGTGGGGTTGCTTTCAATAGGAACATTTTTAGAATATTTTGATTTGATGCTTTATGTGCATTTAGCAGTATTATTAAACGAGTTGTTTTTCCCTAAATATGAGTCTTTTGCCGCATCTATGTTAACGGCTTTTGCATTTTGTTCTACTTTTATTTTTCGTCCAATTGGTGCATTAATTTTTGGCTATATTGGGGATAGAGCAGGGCGGAAAGCAACGGTTATTATTACCACCATTATGATGGCAATTTCATGCGTCATAATGGCAAATGTTCCAACTTATGCTCAAATTGGTATTACCGCTTCTATAATAATTACGGTTTGTCGTGTACTACAAGGTATGTCATCAGTAGGAGAATTAGTAGGAGCAGAACTTTATTTAACAGAGACTATAAAACCTCCTATACAATATCCAACAGTAGCTTTTGTTGCCGTTGCTTCTGTTATCGGAACAACAGCTGCACTTGGAGTCGCTTCTCTCGTTACATCATATGGCTTGAATTGGCGTCTTGCTTTTTGGATAGGAGCAATAATTGCTTTAGTTGGTGGGGTTTCCAGAACGACTCTCAGAGAAACACCTGATTTTGTTGATGCAAAACTTAGACTAAAAAAGAAATGTGAGAAAGCTAATATTGATATCAAGGAACTTGCTAATAATCCCATTGTTAATGAAAAAGTTAATAAAAAATCAGTGCTATACTTATTTATAGTAAATTGCGTTTGGCCAGTATGTTTTTATTTCTCTTATGTACATTGTGGCAGTCTCCTAAAAAGTTCTTTTTGCTATAGTGCGGAACAAGTAATACATCAGAATTTTATTCTATCAATGATACAGTTGGCTGGCAAATTATTTGTGAGTTATTTAAGTTATAAGATATATCCAATGAAAATTCTAAAAGTGCAATTAGTGGTATTTTCTATTTTTGTGCTATTTTCCCCTTATATTTTGAATAATATAACTGAGGCTTTTCACTTATTTTTATTTCAAATTTTTCTTGTACTGTTTGCTATTGATATTGGACCAGCTGTTCCAATATTTTTCAAATATTTCCCAGTTTTTAAACGTTATACTTATAATAGTATGATATATGCTGTATCACGGGCTTTGATGTATGTTATTACTTCTTTTGGAATTTTATTTTTAACAAAATATTTTGGTCATTGGGGGTTGTTAATTATTATGATTCCAATAAGTGTAGGATTTGCTTTTGGTTTACGTCATTTTCAAAAATTAGAGAAGGAAGCTGGTATTTATGTTGAATAA
- a CDS encoding palindromic element RPE2 domain-containing protein, translated as MLLISDSSYFSSDYFVKHNFLLYIVNSGEFGARSDGATLISNRRATSDNIPNFSSIDYRIVKLSRIRTILLIPFIAIKIIRHIIMFSPCLHFISKISLAIVTILIKYNLH; from the coding sequence TTGTTATTGATTTCTGATAGTTCATATTTCTCCAGTGATTATTTTGTTAAACATAATTTCCTACTATATATAGTCAATTCAGGAGAATTTGGGGCTAGGAGCGATGGAGCGACGCTTATAAGTAATAGGCGAGCGACGAGCGACAACATCCCCAACTTCTCATCAATTGACTATAGGATTGTCAAATTGAGCAGAATCCGCACCATACTTCTTATTCCATTTATCGCCATCAAAATCATCAGGCATATTATTATGTTTTCACCATGTTTACACTTTATTAGCAAAATTTCGTTAGCAATAGTTACAATTTTAATTAAATATAACCTACACTAA
- a CDS encoding IS256 family transposase: MSEKIEKKFLELNANHISNELVEELLSKADPSKLFGREGLFQQLKKQIVEKILESELEHELGYSKHSKMPKVDNNRRNGSYEKTIIDDDGRKVTLEVPRDREGEFVPKLIPKGLRRFSGFDDKVISLYGRGMTVSEIRGHLEEIYQTEVSGDLISTITDGVIDEVTRWQNRGLDKVYPILYLDCIHVKSRDNQVVINKAVYLAIAVNIEGKKELLGIWVGKNEGAKFWMQVVTELKNRGVEQIYVACVDGLKGFPEAISSIFPATIVQLCIVHMVRNSVKYVSYKDLKEVTTDLKQIYTANNEEMASLKLQQFSSKWDKKYPVISDIWQRNWCGIIPFFAFPEEIRKVIYTTNTIESVNRQIRKIIKNKGVFPDDKSIQKIIFLALQNASKKWTMPIKDWSLALNQFEILCGDFKYDLLECKK; encoded by the coding sequence ATGTCAGAAAAAATAGAAAAGAAGTTTCTAGAACTAAACGCTAATCATATAAGTAATGAATTAGTAGAAGAATTATTATCAAAAGCCGATCCATCTAAATTGTTTGGTAGAGAAGGATTATTTCAACAACTAAAAAAGCAAATAGTTGAAAAAATATTAGAAAGTGAACTAGAGCATGAATTAGGTTATTCAAAGCATAGTAAAATGCCGAAAGTAGATAATAATCGTCGTAATGGTAGCTATGAAAAGACAATAATTGATGATGATGGTAGGAAGGTTACTCTGGAAGTACCAAGAGATCGAGAAGGAGAGTTTGTTCCGAAATTAATACCTAAAGGGCTGAGAAGATTCAGTGGATTTGACGATAAAGTTATCTCACTTTATGGTCGAGGAATGACAGTCAGTGAAATTCGAGGTCATTTGGAAGAAATATATCAAACTGAGGTTTCCGGTGATTTAATATCGACAATAACCGATGGAGTAATAGACGAAGTAACTAGGTGGCAAAATCGAGGTTTAGATAAGGTTTATCCAATATTATACTTAGACTGTATTCACGTTAAGTCTAGGGATAACCAGGTAGTGATAAATAAAGCAGTATATTTAGCGATTGCTGTTAATATAGAAGGAAAGAAGGAGTTGCTGGGTATTTGGGTAGGAAAAAATGAAGGTGCTAAATTCTGGATGCAAGTAGTTACTGAGTTAAAAAATCGAGGAGTAGAACAAATTTATGTTGCTTGTGTTGATGGTCTAAAAGGTTTTCCGGAAGCGATAAGTAGCATATTTCCTGCGACTATAGTACAGTTATGTATAGTTCATATGGTTCGCAATTCAGTGAAGTATGTCTCATATAAGGATTTAAAGGAGGTGACCACAGATTTGAAGCAAATTTATACAGCAAATAATGAAGAAATGGCAAGTCTAAAACTTCAACAATTTAGTTCAAAATGGGACAAAAAATACCCAGTAATTTCTGATATTTGGCAACGTAATTGGTGTGGGATAATCCCATTTTTTGCTTTTCCTGAGGAAATAAGAAAGGTAATTTATACAACAAATACCATTGAATCTGTCAACCGTCAAATTAGAAAAATCATCAAAAATAAGGGGGTGTTTCCAGATGATAAATCAATTCAGAAAATAATATTTTTAGCTCTGCAAAATGCATCTAAAAAATGGACTATGCCCATAAAAGATTGGTCATTAGCTTTGAATCAATTTGAAATACTTTGTGGTGATTTTAAATATGATTTATTGGAATGTAAAAAATAG
- a CDS encoding IS256 family transposase, whose amino-acid sequence MSEKIKKKILELKDNNISNNLVEELLSKADPSKLFGKEGLFQQLKKQIVEKILESELEHELGYSKHSKMPKVDNNRRNGSYEKTIIDDDGRKVTLEVPRDREGEFVPKLIPKGLRRFSGFDDKVISLYGRGMTVSEIRGHLEEIYQTEVSGDLISTITDGVIDEVTRWQNRGLDKVYPILYLDCIHVKSRDNQVVINKAVYLAIAVNIEGKKELLGIWVGKNEGAKFWMQVVTELKNRGVEQIYVACVDGLKGFPEAISSIFPATIVQLCIVHMVRNSVKYVSYKDLKEVTTDLKQIYTANNEEMASLKLQQFSSKWDKKYPVISDIWQRNWCGIIPFFAFPEEIRKVIYTTNTIESVNRQIRKIIKNKGVFPDDKSIQKIMSQSFILCKFYFLHSNKSYLKSPQSISN is encoded by the coding sequence ATGTCAGAAAAAATAAAAAAGAAGATATTAGAACTAAAAGATAATAATATAAGTAATAATTTAGTAGAAGAATTATTATCAAAAGCCGATCCATCTAAGTTGTTTGGCAAAGAAGGATTATTTCAACAACTAAAAAAGCAAATAGTTGAAAAAATATTAGAAAGTGAACTAGAGCATGAATTAGGTTATTCAAAGCATAGTAAAATGCCGAAAGTAGATAATAATCGTCGTAATGGTAGCTATGAAAAGACAATAATTGATGATGATGGTAGGAAGGTTACTCTGGAAGTACCAAGAGATCGAGAAGGAGAGTTTGTTCCGAAATTAATACCTAAAGGGCTGAGAAGATTCAGTGGATTTGACGATAAAGTTATCTCACTTTATGGTCGAGGAATGACAGTCAGTGAAATTCGAGGTCATTTGGAAGAAATATATCAAACTGAGGTTTCCGGTGATTTAATATCGACAATAACCGATGGAGTAATAGACGAAGTAACTAGGTGGCAAAATCGAGGTTTAGATAAGGTTTATCCAATATTATACTTAGACTGTATTCACGTTAAGTCTAGGGATAACCAGGTAGTGATAAATAAAGCAGTATATTTAGCGATTGCTGTTAATATAGAAGGAAAGAAGGAGTTGCTGGGTATTTGGGTAGGAAAAAATGAAGGTGCTAAATTCTGGATGCAAGTAGTTACTGAGTTAAAAAATCGAGGAGTAGAACAAATTTATGTTGCTTGTGTTGATGGTCTAAAAGGTTTTCCGGAAGCGATAAGTAGCATATTTCCTGCGACTATAGTACAGTTATGTATAGTTCATATGGTTCGCAATTCAGTGAAGTATGTCTCATATAAGGATTTAAAGGAGGTGACCACAGATTTGAAGCAAATTTATACAGCAAATAATGAAGAAATGGCAAGTCTAAAACTTCAACAATTTAGTTCAAAATGGGACAAAAAATATCCAGTAATTTCTGATATTTGGCAACGTAATTGGTGTGGGATAATCCCATTTTTTGCTTTTCCTGAGGAAATAAGAAAGGTAATTTATACAACAAATACCATTGAATCTGTCAACCGTCAAATTAGAAAAATCATCAAAAATAAGGGGGTGTTTCCAGATGATAAATCAATTCAGAAAATAATGAGTCAATCATTTATTTTGTGTAAGTTCTATTTTTTACATTCCAATAAATCATATTTAAAATCACCACAAAGTATTTCAAATTGA